In Nymphaea colorata isolate Beijing-Zhang1983 chromosome 5, ASM883128v2, whole genome shotgun sequence, one genomic interval encodes:
- the LOC116254425 gene encoding receptor-like protein kinase THESEUS 1, producing MEKCVLLAIFMLATAFTPVDNYLFDCGSSTNTTIDGCNFIGDNPGSSFSVSTGKNILGTTSSSPVAPVAGSALYRTARIFTSKSSYTFPIKSKGRHWVRLHFFPFTYQTYDLTTASFDVQTQDTVLLSNFRVQNTSSPVFMEYSVVVNSDSPVLSFVPLDNSVAFVNAIEVVSLPPGLISDDALTLNPLNSYNGLASVALLTSFRLNMGGPVVSPATDSLQRTWASDQDFLLHKNAAINVTTSQILTYHTGGATPDTAPAIVYTTAQMMSPQNSATNLFNITWQFSLDFSYSYLVRMHFCDITSKALGQLIFNVYIGSSLAASDLDLSAQTQSLAS from the exons ATGGAGAAATGCGTTCTTCTGGCTATATTTATGTTGGCTACTGCCTTTACGCCGGTGGACAATTACCTTTTTGACTGTGGATCTTCCACGAATACCACCATTGACGGCTGCAATTTCATCGGCGACAATCCCGGCTCCTCGTTTTCTGTTTCGACAGGCAAGAACATTCTTGGCACCACAAGTTCCAGCCCAGTTGCTCCTGTCGCCGGATCGGCACTCTACCGGACGGCACGCATCTTCACCAGTAAGTCGTCTTATACATTTCCAATCAAGAGCAAAGGACGGCATTGGGTTCGTCTCCATTTCTTCCCCTTCACTTATCAGACGTATGATCTTACAACTGCAAGCTTTGATGTTCAGACACAAGATACTGTTCTTCTTAGCAATTTCCGGGTTCAAAATACCTCTTCTCCAGTGTTTATGGAATATTCAGTTGTTGTAAATTCAGACAGTCCGGTTTTGAGTTTCGTTCCTTTGGATAATTCGGTAGCATTTGTTAATGCAATCGAAGTTGTTTCGCTTCCCCCCGGACTCATTTCAGACGATGCCCTGactttgaatcccttgaattcCTACAACGGACTTGCATCTGTAGCTTTATTGACGTCATTCAGACTGAATATGGGTGGTCCTGTAGTTAGTCCAGCCACTGACTCGCTTCAAAGAACATGGGCATCTGATCAGGACTTTTTGCTTCACAAAAATGCTGCTATTAACGTTACAACAAGTCAGATACTTACATATCATACGGGAGGTGCCACTCCAGACACTGCACCAGCCATTGTGTACACTACTGCTCAAATGATGAGTCCACAAAACTCTGCAACAAACTTGTTTAACATAACATGGCAGTTTTCATTGGATTTTAGCTACTCTTACTTAGTCCGAATGCACTTTTGTGACATAACTAGCAAGGCGTTGGGGCAGCTCATATTCAATGTTTACATTGGAAGCTCTCTTGCAGCCTCTGATCTGGATCTATCTGCTCAAACACAGTCCTTG GCATCCTGA